The sequence CATGTGTCTGCGTGTCGATCACGGCAGTTGTGTTCAGATGTAATCCCTCCAAATGGCTTTTCATTTTATTACCCCTGAAATTTGTAAAAAGGTTGGAGCTTCCAAAATGAAATCCATAGCCTGTACTATCTACTGAATTACAACCGATCTGACAGGAAGTACTCACCTGACAGGAAAGACCCATTCTCGAGGTATTTGATCTGGTATATCCTGTTACACTATTTTGAGTAATGTTGGCAGAACTACAGCCCAATACTGAAATACCGGTACTGCTGATCGCCTGTTCATCACCCTCATCCAGTTTAATTACATTACACCTCACTTGGGGCGAGGCTACATTTAACAGCTCAATCCCTGCTGTCCCATCTACCACACGAATTTCATGGTTCCAGGCGACTTCATAATTTCCGCTCACACTGTTCTTTGACTCACGTACGGCAATACCCACGCCTGAACTCAACCCATCCACTTTGATGAAATTTCCGGCAATAATGTTGTAATCTGAACCGGCATTATTATAAAACAACGCTCCGTAGAGTGTAGCGTTGATGGTATTATCAGTAACCAAGGCATACTGTCTGTATTTGTTGCCGGAGCATTCTACGCCAGTCCGCACATTGTCCATGATGCAATACTGCAAAATCAAATCACTGTAATTATTATACACACCACGATGACAATTTAAAATGGTTGTGTCAGGATAATTGGCAGGTAAAAGATGCAGATAAGCAGGTGTTAAATTAATATCTCCTTCAATCACTATTGCCGAACCATCTGAATCTGTATGATAAAACTTATCAAACGTAATTCCGTTGAACTTGCAGTTGTGAATTTTCATTAATGTGCGTAAGCCAACAATACCTTTGTTCATCCTGTAAAAGTACGAAGGTATGCCGGCATCTCCCAGATACATCACCGCATCGTTCATATCTATCCCGGCATAGGGGAGTACACCATGTGCAGGTTGACCGGTGTAATTGGGCTTAAAGCTTGAACTAAACATCCCAAAGATAGCTTCTGAAATGATGAGATATCCCGGGAAAGTACTTCCAATTGGTCCGACCACTTTTACACCTCTGACGGAGTTAATTATTTCCGATTGCTCAAGTAATACCTGGCTTGCATCCAACATCTCTGCTCCAATAACAGCATCCTGAATACTGCTGTGATTTCTGGCTTTAAGTTTTGAATCTTGGGTCAATGTAATACCTTGCCACATGGTATCGCAGGAAGTAATTACGGTACTATCTAAATCTAATAAGGCATCACGCGTTGCAATAATATGCGCGCCGGCGGCCGTGAACACTTTGCAATTGACTAAAGTTAAATCACTATTGATCACAAACGACCCTTCCACATAAATAGAGGTATCTGTATAAACTCCGGCATAATTTCCCGAAGAATCACCCGCCAGAAACAATACTGTATTTGAATCTATACAAGCGACACCTACATTCACACAGGTGCTATCTATCAAACTATCTATACCTGAATAAGTATTAAGGCTATCATAGTCGGAAAATAAAATCTTAACTACATTGTAATTATCAACGCAAGCACTTGGAATGTTAAAAAAACCGGTAACCACCACCGTATCATAACCCTGAGCAGGAGTAATAATATAAGGTGGGATTGAGCCGATCAGATTAAAATTGGCAGGCAGTATTTCATCAATGTACACAAAACCGGAATCTGCATTGTTAGCCCTGATTATGATGTAAAAACTCATTGTGTCTCCGGCTTGAATGGAGAATTGACTAGCGATTTTGTCTAGGTAAAAACAATCAAAGCAATTACTTCCCTCAATTAAAATTGATCCTTGATAAGTTGCAGACGATTCATATACAGTTGCGCAATAATCAAGAGCACTAAATACGATTTTTGGAAGAGAATCACTGGTGTATAAGCAAGATGGTATAAGTAATGCTTTTACTTTTATTTCTTGCCCTTCAAAAAAAGCACCATTAGAGAATCCCAAAGAATCCATTACTCCGTCATCAATAGGATAATTACCTGTCGTGGAATTATAAGTTAAAACATCACTTTCAGTATTCGTTTCACTGTTTACTAAGTAAAGAGCCAGTACTCCCATTCCCTGGGGAATACTATCAAGTTTGATAAACGTTGGATATAAGTATCCGCTACCGGTGGAAACAAAATCAGCATCAACAATAATGGTATCACATAAGGAATAGGTACTATATTGATTAGGACTTTTCCCTGAATTGCTCAAATTGGCATTACTTTTTATCAGGGTAATAGTTTGAGAAGTATCATTACAAACGGAATCTTCATCAAAAGGGCTATTTGGAAATCCATTGCAATTCCATCCCGCATGAAAAGTAAAGTAGGAGGTATCAGATAATGTACTATCGCAATTCCTAAAACTGGCACATAGAAGCCCCGTATCTACCTGATTTATAGCGAATAAACTATCAATTGGTATTATTTGCCCGATAGGATAAATAGTGTCAGGGGTGTAGTATACCCAATTATGTAAGAAGGGCATACTTGCGGAATCAGGTATGGCAAGGTAAACATAACTTGCTGTAGAGGAATTTATATCATCTTTGATTTTAGTAGATAAATTTTAATAAATATTTGTGTACAAACCACATTTCCTGTCACATTAATTGTTGTTGGATCGGTTTGTAATTTTAAATTAGGAAGAATCGTGAATATTTGATTCGTTGCGGTAGCTTCTCTTGATATTTCATTTATTGAACAATAGGCAGTATCTACACAGGAAATACTGTTGTTTCCAAATTTAATAATAGCCATTGAATCTTTCGAAACAAGAAAATTAGAATTGCTATCACAGCCTAACGGACTTAAAGTAAATTGAAGTATTCTACGGGTTAAGTTTGATTTCACATACATATTTGTATCTAAAAGTGCAATAGGATACAAAGTATCAGAAATACAAACCGGAGGAGATAAAGTGGAATCATAAATTGTAAAATTACCTATACTATCTATCACATCGAATGCAACCCAATTTGTAAATTTAGCATAAGGGTCATTCATAAACTTAAATTCATGCCTCATTTTTGAACCACTTATATAATAACCGGGAGGTACTTCAATTTCATAACTTTTAGGCCAGAGCATTGGAGGGCGATATTCAAAAGGATACATATTGATTACATCCGGAAAGTTTGCGGAAACCGTATGGGATACTACTGTCAGAAATTTATCACATCCGATTGCCGTATCAAGGACAGAATAATTTCTAGCTTCCTGAGAAAAGAAATAATGAATACCTCCAAAAGTTTCGCAAAAAAACAAGCGATTGTTTGTGTGCGATGTATCCATCAATTGAAATGAAGTATCATTGGGGTTAATAGTAATATTAAGTGAATCTCGGAGTTCTGATACCGTATTAACCATTTGCGGAATGTCGTGATCTTTGTTTTTTTCCGCAAAGCCACATTTTATTTGTTATCTCAGATTTAATCATTGAATTCGACAATGATGGTGAATCATTATTACCACCAATAAAATTGCCACAATTAGCATATCTCACTTTTAATCTGAAACGTTGTCCCTCATAAAATCCTTTAAATGGGTATACTGAATCAAGATAGGGGGTATTTGACCCTAAATTTCCTATAAGTTGATTAAAAGAATCAATACTTCCATCAAAGGTAAATAACATTCGATTTTCACTTTGGAAAATGTCCAAATATTGGGATAAATTTGCTCCACTTACGTTCAATTTATACAGTGTACGTGTACTGGAT is a genomic window of Bacteroidota bacterium containing:
- a CDS encoding T9SS type A sorting domain-containing protein, with the translated sequence MPFLHNWVYYTPDTIYPIGQIIPIDSLFAINQVDTGLLCASFRNCDSTLSDTSYFTFHAGWNCNGFPNSPFDEDSVCNDTSQTITLIKSNANLSNSGKSPNQYSTYSLCDTIIVDADFVSTGSGYLYPTFIKLDSIPQGMGVLALYLVNSETNTESDVLTYNSTTGNYPIDDGVMDSLGFSNGAFFEGQEIKVKALLIPSCLYTSDSLPKIVFSALDYCATVYESSATYQGSILIEGSNCFDCFYLDKIASQFSIQAGDTMSFYIIIRANNADSGFVYIDEILPANFNLIGSIPPYIITPAQGYDTVVVTGFFNIPSACVDNYNVVKILFSDYDSLNTYSGIDSLIDSTCVNVGVACIDSNTVLFLAGDSSGNYAGVYTDTSIYVEGSFVINSDLTLVNCKVFTAAGAHIIATRDALLDLDSTVITSCDTMWQGITLTQDSKLKARNHSSIQDAVIGAEMLDASQVLLEQSEIINSVRGVKVVGPIGSTFPGYLIISEAIFGMFSSSFKPNYTGQPAHGVLPYAGIDMNDAVMYLGDAGIPSYFYRMNKGIVGLRTLMKIHNCKFNGITFDKFYHTDSDGSAIVIEGDINLTPAYLHLLPANYPDTTILNCHRGVYNNYSDLILQYCIMDNVRTGVECSGNKYRQYALVTDNTINATLYGALFYNNAGSDYNIIAGNFIKVDGLSSGVGIAVRESKNSVSGNYEVAWNHEIRVVDGTAGIELLNVASPQVRCNVIKLDEGDEQAISSTGISVLGCSSANITQNSVTGYTRSNTSRMGLSCQVSTSCQIGCNSVDSTGYGFHFGSSNLFTNFRGNKMKSHLEGLHLNTTAVIDTQTHAGNQWLGNYSSWYGAVNMNAASFFDVYKSLFVVDPSLPSIFIPTYPDTSIVAPYVDNTGWFVFFPDNGSSYACPDSTTCYQSEYVGDEGSPSLLAMIALDSMLSVEYIEETQSIAQLMLYEKLMRDTGLTGSDIIFQNFIYNEPILHNLYEARLSLQEYGEVEDSMAAVLLSMDSTIKSFGDSIRYYLNLQLESEMNYDTVITGFRTSLNLSRNIYASVIQQMRYENNEVLAEAGFYNSLVDNLDELPLINEEVINEVEIAFEEGGIESIVPYREQIFGIASQCPFQGGQGVFRARYFFSLFNDSIEYDDGAVCLAQGILKTSHPVKNISPRLIIKPNPASFSVEIKISDFEDGQYSIAITDIRGRELMVKNNLSGDSNIRVQTNEFVPGVYYVIARKNKSHLCREKLIIIR